A region of Cellulophaga sp. RHA19 DNA encodes the following proteins:
- a CDS encoding carbon-nitrogen hydrolase family protein: MNNILKVGLAQISPVWLDKEATLKKIEHTIVAAAEQKTELLVFGEALLPGYPFWLAHTNGASWDLKVNKEIHAHYVRNSIQVEAGELNSICALAKTHKMAIYLGIMERAKDRGGHSIYCSLVYINEKGEIKSVHRKLQPTYDERLTWAPGDGNGLQVHPLKDFTVGGLNCWENWMPLPRAALYGLGENLHIAVWPGSDYNTKDITRFIARESRSFVISVSSLMRKEDFPKSTPHLSKILENAPDVLANGGSCIAGPDGEWVVAPVLHKEGVICQKIDFNRVYEERQNFDPVGHYSRPDVTNLQVNRERQSTVTFKD, from the coding sequence ATGAACAACATTTTAAAAGTTGGTTTGGCTCAAATTTCTCCGGTTTGGCTAGACAAAGAAGCTACATTAAAAAAAATAGAACATACAATTGTTGCAGCCGCAGAACAAAAAACAGAACTTTTAGTTTTTGGAGAAGCATTGTTACCTGGTTACCCTTTTTGGTTGGCGCACACCAATGGTGCTTCATGGGATTTAAAAGTAAATAAAGAAATACACGCACATTATGTGCGCAATTCTATACAAGTAGAGGCAGGAGAGTTAAACAGCATATGCGCATTAGCTAAAACTCATAAAATGGCTATTTATTTGGGTATTATGGAACGTGCTAAAGACAGAGGCGGACACAGTATTTATTGTTCTTTAGTATACATAAATGAAAAAGGTGAAATAAAATCTGTACACAGAAAATTACAACCAACGTATGATGAGCGCTTAACTTGGGCGCCGGGAGACGGCAACGGTTTGCAAGTACACCCTTTAAAAGATTTTACGGTTGGCGGCTTAAATTGCTGGGAAAATTGGATGCCTTTACCAAGAGCAGCATTGTACGGTTTAGGAGAGAATTTGCACATAGCAGTTTGGCCAGGTAGCGATTACAATACCAAAGACATTACAAGGTTTATAGCACGTGAGTCTCGTAGTTTTGTTATTTCTGTATCATCTTTAATGAGAAAAGAAGATTTTCCTAAAAGTACACCACACTTAAGTAAAATTTTAGAAAATGCTCCAGATGTTTTAGCAAACGGAGGCTCTTGTATTGCAGGTCCAGATGGCGAGTGGGTAGTAGCACCTGTTTTACACAAAGAAGGAGTAATCTGCCAAAAAATAGACTTTAATAGGGTGTATGAAGAACGACAAAACTTTGATCCCGTTGGGCATTACTCAAGACCAGATGTTACTAATTTACAGGTAAATAGAGAACGACAAAGCACTGTTACGTTTAAAGATTAA
- a CDS encoding PQQ-binding-like beta-propeller repeat protein: MIYKANIRKISSQLILIEDKIFYIDDENNFCIDGEIFLKGNYSISYSIKNKIALLDENNFKTILINAINNKIENLDYVLILLNDTNGIFLSNENNKWNIIRVIKKNSEIINNKFDLNLINKILDNNTFLSTKENNLSCHQLENAEELWKLDVSKLGEYLHLKGTEHEELRAGTVHEIYNYKTVLVALLRNDTIIGIDSATGDVLWQKPLFLFISRPVQLNDKLYHIITGVDVKNMLQVYDLATGKLEREVEITHPVLKENTFFTKRFINDTYIALTATKTGEILVINHRTAIVEDYAKLPNLKEKIPIDNIPQIHQNKVYQLDGEGTLYILEKEE, translated from the coding sequence ATGATTTATAAAGCAAACATTAGAAAAATATCGAGTCAATTAATACTAATTGAAGATAAAATATTTTACATCGACGATGAAAATAATTTTTGTATTGATGGAGAAATCTTCTTAAAGGGGAATTACAGCATTTCTTATTCAATTAAAAATAAAATTGCATTACTAGATGAAAATAATTTTAAAACAATCTTGATTAATGCAATAAACAATAAAATAGAAAATTTAGATTATGTCTTAATTTTATTAAATGATACGAATGGAATTTTCTTATCTAATGAAAACAATAAATGGAATATAATAAGAGTAATAAAAAAAAATAGTGAAATTATAAATAATAAATTCGACTTAAACTTAATTAACAAGATACTTGATAATAATACTTTTCTTTCAACAAAAGAAAACAATCTAAGTTGCCATCAGTTAGAAAATGCAGAGGAACTATGGAAATTAGATGTTTCTAAATTAGGAGAGTATCTACATTTAAAAGGTACAGAACACGAAGAATTACGTGCAGGTACTGTGCACGAGATATACAATTACAAAACTGTATTAGTAGCACTATTGCGTAATGATACTATTATTGGTATTGATAGCGCTACAGGAGATGTGTTATGGCAAAAACCACTTTTTTTATTTATATCTAGACCAGTACAGTTAAATGATAAACTATATCATATTATTACTGGTGTTGATGTTAAAAATATGCTACAAGTATATGATTTAGCAACTGGTAAATTAGAACGTGAGGTAGAAATTACACACCCAGTTCTTAAGGAAAATACATTTTTTACCAAACGCTTTATTAATGATACGTATATAGCACTCACTGCTACCAAAACAGGTGAAATTTTAGTAATAAACCATAGAACCGCAATAGTTGAAGATTACGCTAAATTACCAAACCTAAAAGAAAAAATACCAATAGATAATATACCGCAAATTCATCAGAACAAAGTTTATCAGTTAGATGGAGAAGGAACCCTCTACATTCTTGAAAAAGAAGAATAA
- a CDS encoding pseudouridine synthase → MSKSDYNKDRKSSGKDNGGTRKRNFTGSGAPKPKNTPKPFNPDSIRLNKYVANSGVCSRREADVFIAAGSVTVNGKVVSEMGYKVKLSDVVKFDGRHLNPEKREYVLLNKPKDFSTMVRNEQGKRNVAGLISNASKATLLPVDKMAKASTGLLLFTNDMELTRRLVNPKNGLRKIYHVELSKALSAADLKKIQDGIAIDEKVVNVHDISYVDNAPKNQVGIELFSSRSNIVTKIFEHLGYEVAKLDRVIYGGLTKKDLPRGHWRYLTKQEVVNLGMVN, encoded by the coding sequence ATGAGTAAATCTGACTATAATAAGGACAGAAAATCTTCAGGAAAGGATAATGGAGGAACAAGAAAGAGGAATTTTACTGGTTCAGGTGCTCCAAAACCAAAAAATACTCCAAAGCCATTTAATCCAGATTCTATAAGATTAAATAAATATGTTGCTAATTCTGGAGTATGTTCTAGAAGAGAAGCAGATGTTTTTATTGCTGCTGGTAGTGTTACCGTAAATGGTAAAGTAGTATCAGAAATGGGATATAAAGTAAAACTATCAGACGTTGTTAAGTTTGACGGTAGACACTTAAATCCGGAAAAAAGAGAATACGTTTTATTAAACAAACCAAAAGACTTTAGTACAATGGTAAGAAACGAGCAAGGGAAAAGAAACGTTGCTGGTTTAATTTCTAATGCATCTAAAGCTACGTTATTGCCAGTAGATAAAATGGCAAAAGCATCTACAGGATTATTGTTGTTTACTAATGATATGGAACTAACAAGACGTTTAGTTAACCCTAAAAATGGTTTGCGTAAAATTTATCATGTAGAATTATCTAAAGCATTAAGTGCTGCAGATTTAAAAAAGATTCAAGACGGTATTGCTATTGATGAAAAAGTAGTAAACGTACACGATATTAGTTATGTAGATAACGCACCTAAAAACCAAGTTGGTATTGAACTTTTTAGTAGTAGAAGTAATATTGTTACTAAAATTTTTGAACACCTAGGTTATGAAGTCGCTAAATTAGACAGAGTAATTTACGGTGGTTTAACTAAAAAAGATTTACCACGTGGACACTGGCGTTACTTAACAAAACAAGAAGTTGTTAACCTAGGAATGGTTAATTAA